The proteins below come from a single Mytilus edulis chromosome 5, xbMytEdul2.2, whole genome shotgun sequence genomic window:
- the LOC139523035 gene encoding abnormal cell migration protein 13-like, with product MMAIQYLQLMLMLLPFVIGSLTYDKYYYMDDRCGEVIDMEEENIESGNLDLTIFLTYVPNMKCQLTIKAPDDRQIMVYFTEIDIKEKKGRINTCEDYLELFDGSTTYNNSVPDSDLKICGDYEPRRAYYTSGQYLTLRFTSDYRKQDTGFELLFTSFHTGVCNVTKEFRCRQGQCISKSFQNDGYNQCGDNSDEPITNTDMDYYAAGSVILIICIILAACYICKRRRQRGAVIKRSGNQSEIPLTSQPVSQPFQGQQPAGYPQQPTGYSHPPAGYPQQPGYQPQSGYPPQPVYTDHMGHPQQGYVPLSGNPQPSYVQMPEKLPQPSFQPPPGYPSQPNYQPQSGYSQPGYHLVDPPPYTESPYPSAPPKQ from the exons ATGATGGCGATTCAGTATCTGCAGCTGATGTTGATGTTGCTACCTTTTGTAATTGGATCATTAACTTATGATAAAT ATTACTACATGGATGACAGATGTGGGGAAGTAATTGATATGGAAGAGGAAAATATTGAATCTGGAAACTTAGATCTAACAATCTTTCTAACGTATGTACCAAACATGAAATGCCAGTTAACAATTAAGGCTCCTGATGACAGGCAAATCATGGTATATTTCACTGAGATTGATATAAAAGAGAAAAAGGGAAGAATTAATACTTGTGAAGATTACCTGGAATTATTTGATGGATCAACTACATATAACAACAGTGTTCCAG ATTCTGATTTGAAGATTTGTGGTGACTATGAGCCTAGAAGAGCTTATTACACTAGTGGACAATATCTGACTCTCAGGTTCACGAGCGACTATAGAAAACAAGACACAGGATTTGAACTGTTGTTTACTTCATTTCATACAG gTGTTTGTAATGTGACAAAAGAGTTCAGATGTCGACAGGGACAATGTATATCTAAATCCTTCCAGAATGATGGTTACAATCAGTGTGGGGATAACAGTGATGAACCTATAACCAATACTGACATGGATTACTATGCTGCCGGTTCAGTCATACTAATTATATGTATAATTCTAGCTGCATGTTATATCTGTAAAAGACGTAGACAAAGAGGAGCTGTCATCAag AGATCAGGAAATCAGTCAGAAATACCACTAACTTCACAACCAGTTTCTCAGCCATTTCAAGGACAACAACCAGCTGGCTATCCACAACAACCAACAGGCTATTCACATCCACCAGCTGGCTATCCACAACAACCAGGATATCAGCCACAGTCTGGATACCCACCACAACCTGTATATACTGATCACATGGGACATCCTCAACAAGGATATGTACCTCTGTCTGGGAATCCTCAACCAAGCTATGTACAAATGCCGGAGAAGCTGCCGCAACCAAGCTTCCAACCACCACCAGGATATCCCTCTCAACCAAACTATCAACCGCAAAGTGGTTATTCTCAGCCAGGATATCATTTAGTAGATCCTCCACCATATACAGAAAGTCCATATCCTTCAGCACCACCAAAACAGTAA
- the LOC139523034 gene encoding probable arginine--tRNA ligase, mitochondrial, with the protein MSVYMRREFAKLVIKFLRSGNKEVTQSGRTEALEDILTANIKYRLVTKKTRLQDPQFYISVSDVKETIPGLNQTLFSDNQAISQELHPLPIDYADETNGRINFFIKPCYLCNIILKKVLSEGDTYGYHGIIKDKQTILVEYSSPNIAKPFHAGHLRSAIIGNFISNLYEAVGHKVIRINYLGDWGTQYGLLAQGFNKYGNKENLNKDPMKHLYMVYVKINEDVAKEQQNSGPDKHEKGETHRKSLEIFRNMEQGTASEDLQLWKHFRDISIEKYREVYERLNIKFTDYEGESMYSKKSLELIEELKQRDLLHIDDTTGKGYIDIEDEKDNIKAVVQKSDGSTLYLTRDIAAVLDRHKRYNFDRTHYVVEDGQDLHFKMLKGILHKLNVPWIQRYGDQIHIRFGRISNLSTRKGKAVFLDDILNEAKERIIKTIHNKQTSKEVESTETVADILGVSSIIVQDLKEKRLNTYKFSWDKVLSFKGDSGIVLQYAHARLCSLIEQCGCDIHSIDFDTKYLTEPEAIQLILHIASYEDTVDKCLTSLEACHLVHYLFSLSKFISVAHRNLKVKDQPKEIAQARLQVFKCAKTTLANGMTLLGITPLDKM; encoded by the exons ATGTCGGTTTACATGCGGAGAGAATTTGCAAAACTG GTAATAAAGTTTTTACGAAGTGGGAACAAAGAGGTGACACAATCAGGGAGGACAGAAGCACTAGAAGATATATTAACTGCAAATATCAAATACAGACTTGTGACAAAGAAAACCCG ACTCCAAGACCCCCAGTTTTATATCAGTGTATCCGATGTGAAGGAAACTATTCCAGGACTTAACCAGACACTGTTTTCAGACAACCAGGCTATATCACAG gAACTGCATCCTTTACCTATAGACTACGCAGATGAAACAAATGGAAGAATTAACTTCTTTATAAAGCCGTGTTATTTATGTAAT ATTATATTAAAGAAAGTTTTATCAGAAGGAGATACTTATGGTTATCATGGAATCATTAAAGATAAGCAGACTATTCTGGTTGAGTACAG TTCTCCAAATATTGCAAAACCATTCCATGCAGGTCATCTGAGATCAGCTATTATAGGGAACTTTATATCTAATCTGTATGAGGCTGTAGGACACAAAGTGATTAGAATCAACTACCTTGGGGATTGGGGTACCCAGTACG GTTTATTGGCCCAAGGTTTCAATAAATATGGTAATAAAGAAAACTTAAATAAAGATCCTATGAAGCATCTATATATG gtttatgtaaaaataaatgaagatgtTGCAAAGGAACAACAGAATAGTGGACCTGACAAACATGAAAAAGGAGAAACACACAGAAAAAGTCTAGAAATATTCAGAAACATGGAACAGG GGACAGCATCAGAGGATTTACAATTATGGAAACATTTTAGAGACATaagtatagaaaaatatagagaagtTTATGAG AGATTAAATATAAAGTTTACAGATTATGAAGGAGAGTCTATGTACTCTAAAAAGTCGTTAGAACTGATAGAGGAGCTCAAACAAAGAGATTTATTACATATTGATGA CACAACAGGAAAAGGTTATATAGATATTGAAGATGAAAAAGATAATATAAAAGCTGTTGTACAGAAAAGTGATGGATCAACTCTCTACCTGACAAG AGATATTGCAGCAGTACTAGACAGACATAAAAGATACAACTTTGACAGAACACATTATGTA GTAGAAGATGGACAAGATTTACACTTCAAAATGTTAAAAGGAATATTACACAAGTTAAATGTGCCTTGGATACAAAG aTATGGTGACCAGATTCACATACGGTTTGGTAGAATATCTAATCTCAGTACAAGAAAAGGAAAAGCAGTATTTCTTGATGATATTTTAAATGAGGCCAAGGAAAGgataataaaaacaattcatAATAAACAAA cctcaaaagaagtagaaagTACAGAGACTGTTGCAGACATACTTGGTGTTAGCTCTATAATTGTACAGGATTTAAAAGAAAAACGATTGAATACTTATAAATTTAGTTGGGAtaaagttttaagttttaaagGAGATTCAGGAATTGTGTTACAGTATGCTCATGCTAGATTATGTAG ctTGATAGAACAGTGTGGGTGTGATATTCATAGTATAGATTTTGACACTAAATATTTAACAGAACCAGAAGCTATACAACTTATATTACATATTGCTAG TTATGAGGACACAGTGGATAAGTGTTTGACCAGCCTAGAAGCATGCCATCTTGTCcactatttattttctttaag taaatttataAGTGTTGCTCATcgtaatttaaaagtaaaagacCAACCTAAAGAAATAGCTCag gCACGTCTACAAGTTTTCAAGTGTGCTAAAACAACTCTTGCCAATGGTATGACACTACTAGGAATAACGCCTTTAGACAAAATGTGA